In Clostridium sp. DL-VIII, the following proteins share a genomic window:
- a CDS encoding Rne/Rng family ribonuclease, whose translation MKEIFIERREKVLRIAVKSNNELIESIVEENNNKPVIGEIYKGRIKNILPAINSIFIDLGLDKEGYMYYSEELKEKGIKKGQEILVEVIKEPINDKGAKLSSKVSIPGKYVVLNCYETGIEFSKRIEDEEKKKEIRGNISSLEDAGITIRTEGANVTLEVLKNEINKLYEEFKDIDKKMKHSIGEKKLYGEDLSLFKLLMNFNEEEIIKIYVNDDMDLEKILHFIKGKENFKVEKYDGYRSLFDFYNLEKELLKLRHNKVNLPCGGYIVIDKTEAMYVIDVNSGKNVKEKSFNKTILETNLEAAKEIGKQIRLRNLSGIIVIDFIDMRDKGQKEIVMDSIKESLRSDKGNVKIFPFTQLDLVQIARKRQGKSVYEYMEETCDLCKGRGMILKLSYIEGLIKNEIIRMKEENSINSFHIQLDNIYKDRIKENLFDFVKEIDGLDKEIYLTYVDNIEGYKIEPLIFQGQKDNLKDYLIQLTVHN comes from the coding sequence ATGAAAGAGATTTTTATTGAGAGAAGAGAAAAAGTTTTAAGGATAGCTGTTAAATCAAATAATGAATTGATAGAAAGCATTGTAGAAGAAAATAACAATAAGCCTGTAATAGGAGAAATTTATAAAGGAAGAATTAAAAATATTCTTCCAGCTATAAATTCAATATTTATTGATTTAGGTTTAGATAAAGAAGGATACATGTATTACAGCGAGGAGCTAAAAGAAAAAGGTATAAAAAAAGGACAGGAGATATTGGTAGAAGTAATAAAAGAGCCTATTAATGATAAAGGGGCTAAGTTATCTTCTAAAGTTTCAATTCCTGGGAAATATGTTGTCTTAAACTGTTATGAAACCGGAATAGAATTTTCTAAAAGAATAGAAGATGAAGAAAAGAAGAAAGAAATTAGAGGCAATATAAGCTCTTTAGAAGATGCAGGCATTACTATAAGGACAGAAGGTGCAAATGTAACCTTAGAAGTTCTTAAAAATGAAATAAATAAACTTTACGAAGAATTTAAAGATATAGATAAAAAAATGAAGCACTCAATAGGAGAAAAAAAGCTTTATGGTGAAGATTTAAGCTTATTTAAGCTTCTAATGAATTTTAATGAAGAAGAAATAATAAAAATTTATGTGAATGATGATATGGATCTTGAAAAAATACTTCATTTTATAAAAGGGAAGGAAAATTTTAAGGTTGAAAAGTATGATGGGTATAGAAGTCTTTTTGATTTTTATAATTTAGAAAAAGAATTATTAAAATTAAGACATAATAAAGTCAATTTGCCTTGTGGAGGATATATTGTCATAGATAAAACTGAAGCAATGTACGTTATTGATGTTAACAGTGGAAAGAATGTAAAAGAAAAAAGTTTTAACAAGACAATTCTAGAGACTAACTTAGAGGCTGCAAAAGAAATAGGAAAACAGATAAGGCTTAGGAATTTAAGTGGAATAATAGTAATAGATTTTATTGATATGAGAGATAAAGGTCAAAAGGAAATTGTGATGGATTCCATTAAGGAAAGTTTAAGATCAGATAAAGGTAATGTAAAGATATTCCCATTTACTCAACTGGATCTTGTTCAAATTGCAAGAAAGAGACAAGGAAAGAGTGTATATGAGTACATGGAAGAAACCTGCGACTTGTGTAAAGGAAGAGGAATGATTTTAAAACTATCCTATATTGAAGGTCTTATTAAAAATGAAATAATAAGAATGAAGGAAGAAAACTCGATAAACAGCTTCCATATACAATTAGATAATATTTATAAAGACAGAATTAAAGAAAATCTATTTGACTTCGTGAAAGAAATAGATGGTCTGGATAAAGAAATATATTTGACTTATGTTGATAATATAGAAGGATATAAAATTGAACCGTTGATATTTCAAGGGCAAAAAGATAATTTAAAGGACTACTTGATTCAGTTAACAGTTCACAATTAA
- a CDS encoding TIGR03936 family radical SAM-associated protein: MRYLTKFTKEENIKFISHLDVLKTIQKNIRRAGLPVEFSQGFNPHMNTSIAQPLSVGVYSSGEYMDMVLTTEVDEKEIVDKLNETAPSGIKYISATAIPYKEGEKKVPQAMALIDAARYTIKIKYSDVSKLEEEINKLLEAKEWNAIKKSKKGEREVNIRTFVKEFSFWIKDEYLVLNVVISTGSREHLSADLLVQYIQEKTSNAILDSFVNVKREEMYFYKNDKLIPLSKVRS; encoded by the coding sequence GTGCGATACTTAACTAAATTTACTAAAGAAGAAAATATAAAATTTATATCTCATTTAGATGTTCTTAAAACTATTCAAAAAAATATTAGAAGAGCGGGACTTCCTGTAGAATTTTCACAAGGATTTAACCCACATATGAACACTTCAATAGCTCAGCCTTTATCGGTTGGAGTATATTCAAGTGGAGAATATATGGATATGGTGCTCACAACTGAGGTAGATGAAAAAGAAATTGTGGATAAATTAAATGAAACTGCTCCAAGTGGAATAAAGTATATAAGTGCTACAGCAATTCCTTACAAAGAAGGAGAAAAGAAAGTGCCACAAGCTATGGCATTAATTGATGCAGCTAGATATACAATAAAGATTAAGTATTCTGATGTGTCTAAACTTGAAGAAGAAATTAATAAGCTTTTAGAAGCAAAGGAATGGAATGCTATAAAGAAAAGTAAAAAAGGTGAAAGAGAAGTTAACATAAGAACTTTTGTAAAAGAGTTTAGCTTTTGGATTAAAGATGAATATTTAGTACTCAATGTGGTAATAAGTACAGGAAGCAGAGAACATTTAAGTGCAGATTTACTTGTTCAATATATTCAGGAAAAAACATCAAATGCCATTTTAGATTCTTTTGTTAATGTAAAGCGCGAAGAAATGTATTTTTATAAAAACGATAAACTTATTCCACTTAGTAAAGTTAGGAGTTAA
- a CDS encoding TIGR03960 family B12-binding radical SAM protein produces MNKISDDILFKVEKPSRYTGGELNQVVKNPAEVNIRFAFCFPDVYEVGMSHLGSRILYHTINQRSDTYCERTFAPWPDMEEQMRKNNIPLFTLETKDSLKEFDILGFTLQYEMSYTNILNMLDLSGITVRASERGEDEPIVMAGGPCAYNPEPLYDIVDFFEIGEGEEMMNDVLDVYNKYKDKWNKKEFLREISKIQGIYVPSLYEVIYNEDNTIKEFKPKYDDVPKKITKRIINNYTKVDFPTDIIVPYTEIVHDRIVLEVFRGCTNGCRFCQAGMIYRPVREKTKEDLKELARKLVKSTGYEEISLSSLSTCDYSDIRGLITDLVHEHEEDRVGIALPSIRVDAFSVDLLKDIQKVRKTGLTFAPEAGSQRMRDIINKGLTEEKILDAATSAFEAGWKTLKLYFMVGLPYEELEDCMGIGELAEKIVYRYKQVPNKINNNKGLRLTVSTSILIPKPFTPFQWAPMAKFEDVTEKIKAVKSSIKSKCIVYNYHEQKTSVMESVFARGDRRLCDVLIKAFEKGAKFDGWDQYFNFNIWMEAMKECSLTPDFYAYRERSYDEVLPWDFIDIGVNRKYLEIENEKAKKAELTQNCRVGCTGCGVNVNFKDGECFEGAILN; encoded by the coding sequence ATGAATAAAATTTCGGATGATATCTTATTTAAGGTTGAAAAACCAAGTAGATATACTGGTGGAGAATTAAATCAAGTAGTTAAGAATCCAGCAGAAGTGAATATAAGATTTGCATTTTGTTTCCCAGATGTTTATGAAGTTGGAATGTCCCATTTAGGAAGTAGAATTCTTTATCATACTATAAATCAAAGAAGTGATACATATTGTGAAAGGACATTTGCACCATGGCCTGATATGGAAGAGCAAATGAGAAAAAATAATATTCCTTTATTTACTCTGGAAACTAAGGATTCTTTAAAAGAATTTGATATTTTAGGTTTTACTCTTCAATATGAAATGAGTTATACAAATATATTAAATATGTTAGATTTATCTGGAATAACTGTAAGAGCATCTGAAAGAGGAGAGGATGAACCTATAGTTATGGCAGGAGGTCCTTGTGCATATAATCCAGAACCTTTATATGATATAGTAGATTTCTTTGAAATTGGTGAAGGCGAAGAGATGATGAATGATGTCTTAGATGTTTACAATAAGTATAAAGATAAATGGAATAAGAAAGAATTCTTAAGGGAAATATCTAAGATTCAAGGAATATATGTGCCTTCATTATATGAGGTTATATATAATGAAGATAATACAATAAAAGAATTTAAACCAAAATATGATGATGTGCCAAAGAAGATTACAAAGCGAATTATAAATAATTATACTAAGGTTGATTTCCCGACAGATATAATTGTTCCATATACAGAAATTGTCCATGATAGAATAGTTTTAGAAGTATTTAGAGGATGTACTAATGGCTGTAGATTCTGTCAGGCAGGTATGATTTATAGACCTGTCAGGGAAAAGACAAAAGAAGATTTAAAAGAATTAGCAAGAAAATTAGTTAAAAGCACTGGCTATGAAGAAATTTCTCTATCATCCTTAAGTACCTGTGATTATTCTGATATAAGAGGTCTAATAACAGATTTAGTTCATGAACATGAAGAGGATAGAGTGGGTATAGCGCTCCCATCAATAAGAGTAGATGCATTTTCAGTTGATTTACTTAAAGATATTCAAAAGGTAAGAAAGACTGGACTTACTTTTGCACCTGAAGCAGGCTCTCAAAGAATGAGAGACATAATAAATAAGGGACTTACTGAAGAGAAAATATTAGATGCAGCAACAAGTGCGTTTGAAGCAGGCTGGAAGACTTTAAAACTTTATTTTATGGTTGGGCTTCCATATGAGGAATTAGAAGACTGCATGGGAATTGGAGAGTTAGCGGAAAAAATAGTATATAGATACAAGCAAGTACCTAATAAGATAAATAATAACAAAGGTCTTAGACTTACGGTAAGTACTTCAATACTTATACCAAAGCCATTTACACCATTCCAATGGGCTCCAATGGCTAAATTTGAAGATGTTACTGAAAAAATTAAGGCTGTTAAATCTTCAATTAAATCCAAATGCATAGTTTATAATTACCATGAACAAAAAACATCAGTTATGGAATCTGTCTTTGCAAGAGGAGATAGAAGATTATGTGATGTATTAATAAAAGCTTTTGAAAAAGGTGCTAAGTTTGATGGATGGGATCAATACTTTAATTTCAATATATGGATGGAAGCTATGAAAGAATGCAGTTTAACCCCAGATTTCTATGCGTATAGAGAAAGAAGCTATGATGAAGTATTGCCTTGGGATTTTATTGATATTGGAGTAAATAGAAAGTACTTAGAGATAGAAAATGAAAAGGCTAAGAAAGCAGAATTAACACAAAACTGCAGAGTCGGATGTACTGGATGTGGTGTTAATGTGAACTTTAAAGATGGGGAGTGTTTTGAAGGTGCGATACTTAACTAA
- a CDS encoding DUF445 family protein codes for MLKFVLLILLQGISGGISGYITNKYAVNMLFKEYTPLKLGGVVKKKREKFIEEISELLERDIINSKTLKAEISNKNLDVYINQISEFFLEKGLNDNIGDMKVQEVFDFSNSDALSEGFIRKNLHEVLPEFLGNIFTKMNLEDLLNEEQISQIVTSTYDLLVNEVEKSSTLKELISDLYEENSNKKLSEIFSEELQEKLINNVSKNIIEIVNENILKDEQSCQIFFDKILEAINVNSTVIKLQERINDYTLNKFISDSEEKEITLNLYNKMNNLINSPKGRELILNFINELYLIGKDIDFTIYELLPAEMETSLTGFIKTVIPKIMPYISEWILNNKESFDEMIEEAIDEAIDGMDENIKKLVISKVRSALMGDISSENDIVNKIINYFNNSLDEDSYNKLTNTIINYLKNKKIKDIVKLLEKQDFISCEKAVDFIIKQCNLHGKNIIGAIVKSQLSKSIDKFIELDLVNLFNNKLKPTLYRSIFRNKDKLNAKVNTAISDFINIKGNELFNKNLLQLLPENKVSKLSNKFVSLAGNVLNRDSVIYKEKLKNFIVSKVKNINLVSTLEKYEVDISDFIVDNFMVSYKEIVDKNKKREVREVINTYFNKENLSDILINEGYPTLISKLPNLLDGNIKKFAKDNLNKYDEDEICDIVQEFMGNQLKPLSVFGGILGTVVGIAYQLIFPDSIGWYGFPGSLINLIMSLAIMAGIGYITNVIALWMIFHPYKENKIVSKIPFFKKFALGYIPAHKNQFAVGMAKLIDEELLNKEEINKSFNKHKDITTSALMALITNNNYQVLVNFVRNKKRDIGRYIYKGILKYCDNKPSLSKKIADKIKETKFDKFIKKNHVLSIMPKLIDSLNEAENYLVDLAQKKLSSDNHVNDILPREIFETKQYAEIQIEKILKEKINSAKETDLINTIISAYRNDYDLQIKKSCEDILGKASINKVNGNFEIKLYSYITNDLKIDAGNKIRQFLNDGLDENNDIGSMFIGKVKEVIDVNLEILADKITDRAILYLQSNKEQLAFTVQETIKDNLNFFEKIAYGAFGGDDIAYKVVEIILYKKLPIFIKSEGDNIINICRMVLDKNIYPMKVSELKIEADKINTVMLIDNIFEKFNKEAALRENINKFSTFVLEHVFSTPLIEYLKLCNLHSLDLVYEKFYNEFNIIKGDVYSSLSKNAEAVSKITGEFLEEKLIEPFFNISSLQAFDGITDENVKEVVHKVLNLISSSEVSKKHLAVFVEELYDSTISKIQIKQIVDFDILDRDIEKVVKTIFEDEEFNKTNINLIEKVVQNAIDDNLDFVTDDSKNYIIGQIIQIGLSSASEYIVPILQEINLKNISNKQIEALDPKEIDMLFNSFAGDFFSKLRLYGIFGFVFGINVGLSIILLGLDLRYSNVSSKKELTHYK; via the coding sequence ATGTTAAAGTTTGTTTTACTAATATTATTACAAGGTATTTCGGGAGGAATATCAGGATATATAACAAATAAATATGCCGTAAATATGCTTTTTAAGGAATATACACCTTTAAAGCTAGGCGGAGTAGTAAAAAAGAAAAGAGAAAAATTTATAGAAGAAATTAGTGAGTTGCTTGAAAGAGATATAATAAATTCTAAAACTTTAAAAGCTGAAATTTCGAATAAGAATTTGGATGTTTACATTAATCAGATTTCTGAATTCTTTTTGGAAAAAGGATTAAATGATAATATTGGAGATATGAAAGTACAGGAAGTTTTTGATTTTTCTAATAGTGATGCTTTAAGTGAAGGATTTATAAGAAAAAATTTACATGAAGTTTTGCCAGAATTTTTGGGTAACATTTTTACTAAAATGAATTTAGAGGATTTATTAAATGAAGAACAAATTTCTCAAATAGTAACTTCAACCTATGATTTATTAGTAAATGAAGTTGAGAAAAGCAGTACACTTAAAGAGCTTATCTCTGATTTATATGAAGAAAATTCTAACAAGAAGCTTTCGGAAATTTTTTCAGAAGAGTTACAAGAAAAATTGATCAATAATGTATCTAAAAACATTATAGAGATAGTTAATGAGAATATTTTAAAAGATGAACAATCCTGTCAAATATTCTTTGATAAAATACTTGAAGCTATAAACGTAAATTCAACTGTTATAAAATTGCAAGAAAGGATTAATGATTATACACTTAACAAATTTATTTCAGATTCTGAAGAAAAAGAGATTACTCTTAATCTATATAATAAAATGAATAATCTCATTAATTCTCCTAAAGGCAGAGAATTAATATTAAATTTTATAAATGAGCTTTATTTGATTGGAAAAGATATTGATTTTACAATTTATGAACTTCTTCCAGCTGAAATGGAAACCTCTTTGACAGGATTCATAAAAACAGTTATTCCTAAAATTATGCCATACATATCAGAATGGATTTTAAATAATAAGGAATCTTTTGATGAAATGATCGAAGAAGCCATTGATGAAGCTATTGACGGCATGGACGAAAATATTAAAAAACTTGTGATTTCAAAAGTTAGAAGTGCACTTATGGGAGATATTTCATCTGAAAATGATATTGTGAATAAAATCATTAATTATTTTAATAATAGTTTAGATGAGGATTCTTATAATAAATTAACCAATACAATAATAAATTATTTAAAAAATAAAAAGATAAAAGATATTGTGAAGTTACTTGAGAAGCAGGATTTTATAAGTTGTGAAAAAGCAGTAGACTTTATTATTAAGCAGTGTAACCTGCATGGGAAAAATATTATAGGAGCTATAGTTAAATCACAGCTATCAAAGAGTATAGATAAATTTATTGAACTTGATTTAGTAAATCTATTTAATAATAAACTAAAACCAACATTGTATAGAAGTATTTTTAGAAATAAAGATAAATTAAATGCGAAAGTTAATACTGCAATTAGTGATTTTATAAATATAAAAGGTAATGAATTATTTAATAAGAATTTGTTACAATTACTTCCAGAAAATAAAGTTTCTAAGTTGTCTAATAAATTCGTAAGTCTAGCTGGTAATGTATTAAATAGAGATAGCGTTATATATAAGGAAAAGCTAAAGAACTTTATAGTTTCAAAAGTAAAAAATATAAATTTAGTTTCAACATTAGAAAAGTATGAAGTGGATATTTCAGACTTTATTGTGGATAATTTCATGGTAAGCTATAAAGAAATTGTGGATAAAAATAAGAAACGTGAAGTCAGAGAAGTAATCAATACATATTTTAATAAAGAGAATTTATCAGATATTCTAATAAATGAAGGATATCCAACATTAATTTCTAAGCTTCCAAATTTATTGGATGGTAATATTAAAAAATTTGCAAAAGATAATTTAAATAAATATGATGAAGATGAGATTTGCGACATAGTTCAGGAGTTTATGGGAAATCAGCTTAAGCCTCTTTCTGTTTTTGGTGGTATTCTTGGAACAGTGGTAGGAATAGCATATCAGCTTATTTTTCCTGACTCTATTGGGTGGTATGGGTTCCCAGGAAGCCTGATTAATTTAATAATGTCACTTGCAATTATGGCGGGTATTGGTTACATAACAAATGTAATAGCATTGTGGATGATTTTTCATCCATATAAAGAAAATAAAATTGTTTCAAAAATACCGTTTTTTAAGAAATTTGCTTTAGGGTATATTCCAGCCCATAAAAACCAGTTTGCAGTTGGAATGGCTAAATTAATTGATGAAGAATTGTTAAATAAAGAGGAAATTAATAAAAGTTTTAATAAGCATAAAGATATTACTACATCAGCGTTAATGGCCTTAATAACGAATAATAATTATCAGGTTTTAGTTAACTTTGTTAGAAATAAGAAACGAGATATAGGACGATATATTTATAAAGGGATTTTGAAATATTGTGATAATAAACCAAGTTTATCTAAAAAAATAGCAGATAAAATAAAAGAAACTAAGTTTGATAAATTTATTAAAAAGAATCATGTTTTAAGTATTATGCCAAAGTTAATAGATAGCCTTAATGAAGCTGAAAATTACTTGGTTGATTTGGCACAGAAAAAACTTTCTTCAGATAATCATGTTAATGATATTTTACCAAGAGAAATATTTGAAACAAAACAATATGCTGAAATTCAAATTGAAAAGATTCTCAAAGAAAAAATTAATAGTGCCAAGGAAACAGATTTAATAAATACAATTATTAGCGCCTATAGAAATGACTATGATTTACAAATAAAAAAATCATGTGAAGATATCTTGGGAAAGGCTTCTATTAATAAAGTTAATGGGAACTTTGAAATTAAGCTTTACTCATATATTACTAACGATTTAAAAATAGATGCAGGCAATAAAATAAGACAGTTCTTAAATGATGGGTTAGATGAGAATAATGATATTGGATCAATGTTTATTGGAAAAGTTAAAGAAGTTATTGATGTAAACCTAGAGATATTAGCTGATAAAATTACGGATAGAGCTATTTTATATTTACAAAGCAATAAAGAGCAGCTTGCCTTTACCGTACAGGAGACAATTAAAGATAATCTTAATTTCTTTGAGAAGATAGCTTATGGAGCTTTTGGTGGAGATGACATAGCATATAAGGTTGTAGAAATCATATTGTATAAGAAACTGCCAATATTTATAAAAAGCGAAGGCGATAATATCATTAATATCTGTAGGATGGTATTAGATAAAAATATTTATCCAATGAAAGTAAGCGAATTAAAGATTGAGGCTGATAAAATCAATACAGTAATGCTAATTGATAATATATTTGAAAAGTTTAATAAAGAAGCTGCTTTAAGAGAAAATATTAATAAGTTTAGTACTTTTGTTTTAGAACATGTCTTTTCAACTCCGCTTATAGAATATCTTAAATTATGTAACTTACATAGCTTAGATTTAGTTTATGAAAAATTTTATAATGAATTTAATATAATAAAAGGAGATGTTTATAGTAGCTTAAGTAAAAATGCAGAGGCTGTATCTAAAATAACAGGAGAGTTTTTAGAAGAAAAATTAATAGAGCCATTTTTCAATATATCGAGTTTACAAGCTTTTGATGGAATTACAGATGAAAATGTCAAAGAAGTTGTACATAAGGTCTTAAATTTAATTAGTTCTAGCGAAGTGTCTAAGAAACATTTAGCTGTGTTTGTAGAAGAGCTTTATGACAGCACAATATCAAAGATTCAGATAAAACAAATTGTTGATTTTGATATTTTAGATAGAGATATTGAGAAAGTTGTTAAGACTATTTTTGAAGATGAAGAATTTAATAAAACTAATATTAACTTAATAGAAAAAGTAGTACAAAATGCAATTGATGATAATTTAGATTTTGTTACAGATGATTCGAAAAATTACATAATAGGCCAAATAATACAAATAGGATTAAGTTCTGCTAGTGAATATATTGTTCCTATATTACAGGAAATAAACTTAAAGAATATAAGTAATAAACAAATTGAAGCACTTGATCCTAAAGAAATTGATATGTTATTTAACTCATTTGCAGGAGACTTTTTTAGTAAGTTACGTCTTTATGGAATATTTGGTTTTGTATTTGGTATTAATGTAGGTTTATCAATTATTCTATTAGGACTTGATCTTAGATATAGTAATGTATCTTCAAAAAAAGAATTAACACATTATAAATAA
- a CDS encoding YcdB/YcdC domain-containing protein has product MKRKGILSGILTICLMLSSISIPVFGAEEDSKGLEQAIVTAKNIITVPDDYSEFTHNLSEQDTVNGKVRVWMLNWSEKEGKNGYISASVGEDGFLYNYNKSVSDENSNGLAKVTKDEAKIEAEKFLDKVIPSSSEQMKAINNNYTDYSGDEYNFTYQEFINEVPVNFVTVNIGVNKYSGEVTSFNGENPEIKGMEYPSLDGVLSQDEAEKAYMDKLGVSLKYYSYYDDKQKKMDIFAGYSIDSNENKAIDAKTGQVIVPFKDSPIYADKAEGVTADVSQNSLFRGQQALTQEEIDAINNVSNLITKEKAESVLREASDMITADMKVTDSSLNKNYINDGYTWRISFDNAYGEVDAKSGEVISLHLYNNNNTANQTISETYGKNIAENFLQKIAPNKYAQTKYEDSKDPIILKIRTIQPEGDIFSFKYVRQVNGIEFEDNSLRVDVNKTNGKVVGYDNNWDDNLSFPDVSQAISKEAAFNKMKDLAGFGLEYTKVDKDKIGLVYNFNNNDNYIVDPISGIRLDFTGQAYKENKLPEYTDIKGQWCEKPVEALLDNGYYIDGDKFNANMGITQINFFKYMYSPVKDNYNSDDEFYDMLIKNGVIKKEEKAPNSLVSNQEAAKFVIRYLGYDNVAIHPEIFNNPFKDNIDEKYKGYAAMSYALNIIKGTNGNFNGTHDINNGEAAVIIYNLINAGKK; this is encoded by the coding sequence ATGAAAAGGAAAGGAATTTTAAGCGGAATATTAACAATCTGCTTAATGCTATCAAGTATTTCTATTCCAGTTTTCGGAGCAGAAGAGGATAGTAAAGGTCTTGAGCAAGCAATCGTTACAGCTAAAAATATTATAACGGTTCCAGATGATTATTCTGAGTTTACACATAATTTAAGCGAACAAGATACGGTTAATGGAAAAGTTAGAGTTTGGATGCTTAATTGGTCAGAAAAAGAAGGCAAAAATGGATATATATCTGCATCTGTTGGTGAAGACGGCTTTTTATATAACTATAATAAATCAGTTAGTGATGAAAATTCTAATGGACTTGCAAAGGTTACAAAGGATGAAGCTAAAATAGAAGCAGAAAAGTTTTTAGATAAAGTAATTCCTTCATCTTCGGAGCAAATGAAAGCAATTAATAACAATTATACTGATTATTCAGGGGATGAATATAATTTCACTTATCAAGAATTTATAAATGAGGTTCCAGTAAATTTCGTTACTGTAAATATTGGTGTAAATAAATATAGTGGCGAAGTTACATCTTTCAATGGGGAAAATCCAGAGATTAAAGGAATGGAATATCCAAGTTTAGATGGTGTTCTTAGTCAGGATGAAGCAGAGAAAGCTTATATGGACAAATTAGGAGTTAGCTTAAAATATTATTCTTATTATGATGATAAGCAAAAGAAAATGGATATATTTGCAGGATATTCTATAGATAGTAATGAAAATAAGGCCATTGATGCAAAAACCGGACAAGTTATAGTACCATTTAAAGATAGTCCAATATATGCTGATAAGGCAGAGGGAGTAACAGCAGATGTTTCTCAAAATAGCCTGTTTAGAGGTCAACAGGCATTGACACAAGAAGAAATTGATGCAATTAATAATGTATCAAATCTCATTACTAAGGAAAAAGCAGAAAGTGTTCTTAGGGAAGCGTCTGATATGATAACAGCTGATATGAAAGTTACGGATTCATCGTTAAATAAAAATTATATTAACGATGGTTACACCTGGAGAATCTCCTTTGACAATGCCTATGGTGAAGTAGATGCTAAATCTGGGGAAGTAATTTCTCTACATCTTTATAATAATAATAATACAGCTAATCAAACTATATCAGAGACATATGGAAAAAATATAGCAGAGAACTTTTTGCAAAAAATTGCTCCTAATAAGTATGCACAAACTAAATATGAAGATAGCAAAGACCCTATTATTTTGAAAATAAGAACTATCCAGCCAGAGGGAGATATTTTCTCTTTTAAATATGTACGTCAGGTAAATGGCATAGAATTTGAAGATAATTCATTACGAGTTGATGTTAATAAAACTAATGGTAAGGTTGTAGGATATGATAATAATTGGGATGATAATTTGTCATTCCCAGATGTCAGTCAAGCAATAAGCAAAGAAGCTGCATTCAATAAAATGAAAGACTTAGCTGGTTTTGGCTTAGAATATACCAAGGTAGATAAAGACAAGATAGGGCTTGTATATAATTTTAATAATAATGATAATTACATTGTTGATCCTATAAGCGGAATAAGATTAGATTTTACTGGACAAGCATATAAAGAAAATAAGTTACCAGAATACACAGACATAAAGGGACAATGGTGCGAAAAACCTGTAGAAGCTCTTTTAGATAATGGATATTATATTGATGGAGACAAATTTAATGCTAATATGGGTATTACCCAAATTAATTTCTTCAAATATATGTATTCACCTGTAAAAGATAATTATAATAGCGATGATGAATTTTATGATATGCTTATAAAAAATGGAGTAATTAAAAAGGAAGAAAAAGCTCCTAATTCTCTTGTTTCAAATCAAGAGGCAGCGAAATTCGTTATAAGATATTTAGGATACGATAATGTAGCTATTCATCCTGAAATATTTAATAATCCATTTAAAGATAATATAGATGAAAAATACAAAGGATATGCGGCAATGAGTTATGCTCTTAATATAATTAAGGGTACAAATGGTAACTTTAACGGAACTCATGATATAAATAATGGTGAAGCAGCTGTTATTATATATAACTTAATAAATGCAGGGAAAAAGTAA
- a CDS encoding zinc dependent phospholipase C family protein has product MDTLLHGKIGYILGKELINNGYLGITIKSFIYGNMLPDFSPKYRMTKHEKSEDFDIVLKMIDELAYDKIKVNENISIKLGMLSHYLCDFFTFPHNEAFRKNIICHELYEQAQRILWWGKLSEVWNECSREIQIKLESKRDIINYIEDMHSIYNRNPGDKKRDIIFSNILIRVVCPSILKIRESQRALNSNKIVNKLQVNII; this is encoded by the coding sequence ATGGATACATTACTTCACGGCAAAATAGGATATATCTTGGGTAAGGAATTAATTAATAATGGGTATTTAGGTATTACTATTAAGTCTTTTATTTATGGAAATATGCTGCCTGATTTTAGCCCTAAATACAGAATGACTAAACATGAAAAAAGTGAAGACTTTGATATTGTCTTAAAAATGATTGATGAGCTAGCATATGATAAGATAAAGGTTAATGAAAATATTTCAATAAAATTAGGAATGCTGAGTCATTATTTATGTGATTTCTTTACATTTCCTCATAATGAGGCATTTAGAAAAAATATTATTTGCCATGAACTTTATGAGCAGGCACAGAGAATTTTATGGTGGGGAAAGCTATCTGAAGTTTGGAATGAATGCAGCAGGGAGATACAAATTAAACTGGAATCCAAGAGAGATATTATAAATTATATTGAAGACATGCATAGCATTTATAATAGGAATCCTGGTGATAAAAAAAGAGATATTATTTTTAGTAATATTTTAATAAGGGTTGTTTGCCCATCCATACTAAAAATCAGAGAGAGCCAAAGAGCTTTGAACTCTAATAAAATAGTTAATAAACTTCAAGTTAATATAATATAG